One window from the genome of Amaranthus tricolor cultivar Red isolate AtriRed21 chromosome 9, ASM2621246v1, whole genome shotgun sequence encodes:
- the LOC130824008 gene encoding protein DOG1-like 4 encodes MNISPIDHNFSSFYETWLKQLDIHLQQLVLGHQPNYDSIVATLITHHKNFYTAKWAAAHQDILAFFSPKWASPLEFSFTWVTGWKPSTVFRLVDSLRKTRTPLTSLNQLSDEQCKKIKELGVKIKLEEQRVERELERLQVSMGDLKMVELTRLVSRVNEDSDESTRINGLVDIALKEKLDGLEKVMKMGDYVRLKTLKCVLDVFSSRQGVDFLAVFGMIQIQIRKWGKQRDVLISNNLDVNTNIAYHT; translated from the coding sequence ATGAATATTTCACCAATTGATCataatttctcttctttttatGAAACTTGGTTAAAACAACTAGATATTCATCTTCAACAACTTGTTTTAGGTCATCAACCCAATTATGACTCCATTGTTGCAACCCTTATAACTCACCATAAAAACTTTTATACTGCAAAATGGGCCGCGGCCCATCAAGATATCTTAGCCTTTTTCTCTCCTAAATGGGCCAGCCCACTTGAGTTTTCTTTCACTTGGGTTACGGGTTGGAAGCCTTCTACAGTTTTCCGCCTTGTTGACTCGCTTCGTAAGACTCGGACTCCACTCACTAGTTTGAATCAACTCAGTGATGAACAGTGTAAAAAGATTAAGGAGCTTGGAGTGAAGATTAAGTTGGAGGAGCAAAGGGTTGAGAGAGAATTGGAAAGATTGCAGGTTTCAATGGGGGATTTGAAGATGGTTGAGTTAACTCGGTTGGTGAGTCGAGTTAATGAAGATAGTGATGAGTCGACTCGGATTAATGGGTTGGTAGATATAGCGCTTAAAGAGAAGTTAGATGGATTGGAAAAGGTAATGAAAATGGGTGATTATGTAAGGCTTAAGACATTAAAATGTGTTTTAGATGTGTTTAGTTCAAGACAAGGTGTGGATTTTTTGGCTGTTTTTGgtatgattcaaatccaaattAGGAAATGGGGGAAACAAAGAGATGTTTTAATTAGTAATAATCTTGATGTTAATACTAATATAGCTTATCACACTTGA